From Zavarzinella sp., one genomic window encodes:
- a CDS encoding thiamine phosphate synthase has translation MLEEFSPAVERAMELAKAASVDGIIQNHHLLLQLLADDEGRAAEVIREHGGQLPQINSAMLALSSSDDFKISKVLSEVKLLFPERIEENLTTELLLIGTLATSRILQQLFNDNSVDVSRMLHISGPEPIIISEDLNVLPTAEESSLWRIIDVSTNRVREGLRVIEDYARFVQNHSRISSELKEIRHQFSQAVNHFPLSMVLQTRDTLGDVGTSISVPTEMVRASLYENSLINCKRVQEALRSLEEYSKMVDPHLSREFERIRYRVYTLEKWIFVAQDAQSRLENAYLYTLITGSLCLAAIDWTIKHAAAGGCQIFQLREKNLTDQQLLARAKQVRKWTHEAGALMIMNDRPDIALLCGADGVHLGQDDLSVADARKILGPRAIIGISTHNPEQLEHALAAGATYVGAGPIFQSTTKTFEEFAGLEYLKYACQRSSVPVFAIGGINAANVAQVREVGAQRVAVSSAIIAADDPHLAAATIYQQLV, from the coding sequence ATGTTAGAAGAGTTTAGCCCCGCTGTGGAGCGGGCAATGGAATTAGCAAAAGCGGCATCTGTAGACGGAATTATCCAGAACCATCACTTGCTGTTGCAACTCCTGGCAGATGATGAAGGGCGAGCTGCAGAAGTAATTCGCGAACATGGTGGGCAACTTCCGCAGATCAACTCTGCAATGCTTGCACTGTCTTCTTCTGACGATTTCAAGATTTCTAAAGTGCTTTCAGAGGTGAAACTGCTCTTTCCTGAGCGTATTGAAGAAAACTTAACCACCGAATTGTTGCTGATTGGAACCCTGGCTACCAGTAGAATATTGCAACAATTGTTTAATGATAATAGTGTCGATGTCAGTAGAATGCTGCATATTTCTGGGCCCGAACCAATCATCATTTCAGAAGATCTCAATGTGTTGCCCACGGCAGAAGAGTCATCGTTGTGGCGGATTATTGACGTATCAACTAATCGGGTGCGCGAAGGTTTGCGCGTGATTGAAGATTACGCACGTTTTGTGCAGAATCATTCCCGAATTTCATCAGAATTGAAAGAAATCCGCCACCAGTTTTCGCAGGCTGTGAATCACTTCCCATTGTCGATGGTGCTGCAAACCCGCGATACCCTGGGCGATGTGGGAACCAGTATTTCTGTACCAACGGAAATGGTGCGAGCTTCACTTTATGAAAACTCTCTCATTAACTGCAAGCGAGTGCAGGAGGCTCTTCGTAGCCTGGAAGAATACTCCAAAATGGTAGACCCACATCTAAGTAGAGAGTTTGAGCGGATTCGATATCGTGTATATACGTTGGAAAAGTGGATTTTTGTCGCACAGGATGCCCAAAGCAGATTGGAAAATGCCTATTTGTATACGTTAATCACAGGCTCATTGTGTTTGGCTGCAATTGATTGGACGATCAAGCACGCTGCCGCAGGTGGTTGCCAAATTTTTCAACTTCGTGAGAAAAATCTCACCGATCAGCAATTGCTCGCACGTGCGAAACAGGTGAGAAAATGGACGCACGAGGCTGGGGCGTTAATGATCATGAATGATCGGCCTGATATCGCGTTACTGTGCGGTGCGGATGGAGTTCATTTAGGGCAGGATGACCTGTCCGTTGCTGATGCCCGTAAGATATTGGGGCCGAGGGCAATTATCGGCATCAGCACCCACAATCCGGAACAGTTAGAACATGCACTGGCTGCTGGCGCAACCTATGTTGGGGCGGGGCCCATTTTTCAAAGCACCACGAAAACTTTCGAAGAATTCGCCGGTTTGGAATACTTGAAATATGCCTGCCAGCGGTCTTCGGTACCAGTTTTTGCAATTGGTGGGATAAATGCAGCAAATGTGGCCCAGGTTCGAGAAGTGGGTGCCCAGCGTGTTGCAGTAAGTTCGGCAATTATTGCTGCCGACGACCCCCACTTGGCCGCAGCTACAATCTACCAACAACTTGTCTGA
- a CDS encoding TolC family protein produces MDKYSSIKKIGCLLIVSAYCSVAYGQLPAPVVEPPPVVPTIPGVPPAVEVPRGVERFALADAIRVGVSRHPQIRAMNASYNAALTKHYGLEESASRGAFLLPDMKYRKTQSEMALLAAQAELRQAEFEVTFGVIRSYYTVVYAKQQAKVAADLVEQLEVYLEQVRKIVNSKNGGIRGITKDTEDKLVIIISEAKGKYFDAVTGVKKSQALLREAMGYGNEIAVDAADELLPAVEADLTKEVILGHALNRRGEIVLSRIGADVSRLEICAQWSRRLSIYMTTYANAGDIHARSVPLTTRDPEYKPGGFNPEMPDRLIGSRETRTNTAKFYADRAQAVADQAKNLIILETDVAFTRWEDANKKVALFKDASKAAKEMISRQREAAGGTLTKEDLLTNEIAATKAFASYNEALFEQIIALANLERVTSGGVSINFPGR; encoded by the coding sequence ATGGATAAGTACAGTTCGATCAAGAAAATTGGGTGCTTATTGATCGTAAGTGCTTACTGTTCAGTTGCTTATGGCCAATTGCCAGCACCAGTTGTTGAACCACCTCCCGTGGTTCCAACAATTCCAGGTGTTCCACCGGCTGTCGAAGTCCCACGTGGGGTGGAACGTTTTGCTCTTGCGGATGCGATTCGCGTCGGGGTCAGCCGACACCCACAAATCAGGGCAATGAATGCCAGCTATAATGCTGCACTGACAAAGCACTACGGGCTGGAAGAATCTGCCTCCCGCGGGGCCTTCCTGCTACCTGATATGAAATATCGCAAAACCCAAAGTGAAATGGCACTGCTGGCTGCTCAGGCAGAATTACGGCAGGCAGAATTCGAAGTAACTTTCGGAGTGATTCGTTCTTACTACACCGTGGTTTACGCCAAGCAACAGGCAAAAGTTGCCGCCGACCTGGTGGAACAACTGGAAGTTTACCTGGAACAGGTTCGCAAAATTGTCAACAGTAAGAATGGTGGTATCCGCGGTATTACCAAAGATACGGAAGACAAACTGGTGATCATTATTTCCGAAGCCAAAGGCAAATATTTCGATGCGGTTACAGGGGTGAAGAAATCTCAGGCACTACTTCGCGAAGCAATGGGCTACGGCAACGAAATTGCTGTTGATGCAGCAGATGAATTGCTTCCAGCAGTGGAAGCGGACCTGACCAAAGAGGTCATTCTTGGCCACGCACTCAATCGGCGTGGAGAAATTGTCCTCAGTCGCATCGGTGCGGATGTGAGTCGGCTGGAAATCTGTGCCCAGTGGTCGCGAAGACTCAGTATTTACATGACCACGTATGCGAACGCCGGGGACATTCATGCCCGTTCCGTCCCGCTGACAACGCGCGATCCAGAATACAAACCAGGTGGCTTTAATCCGGAAATGCCCGACCGCTTAATTGGCAGTCGAGAAACCAGAACCAATACTGCCAAGTTTTATGCCGATCGGGCACAGGCTGTGGCAGACCAGGCAAAAAATCTGATTATTCTGGAAACTGATGTCGCCTTTACACGGTGGGAAGATGCCAATAAGAAAGTCGCACTCTTCAAAGATGCCAGTAAAGCCGCCAAAGAAATGATTTCCCGGCAACGGGAAGCAGCTGGTGGTACGCTGACTAAAGAAGATCTGCTGACCAATGAAATTGCAGCCACCAAGGCATTTGCTTCCTACAACGAAGCACTTTTCGAACAGATAATTGCCTTGGCAAACCTGGAACGGGTAACTTCCGGCGGGGTAAGCATCAACTTCCCAGGCCGATAA